One region of Acropora muricata isolate sample 2 chromosome 13, ASM3666990v1, whole genome shotgun sequence genomic DNA includes:
- the LOC136896866 gene encoding YY1-associated factor 2-like isoform X2, whose protein sequence is MDDNYWDCSVCTYRNGAEAFKCAMCDVRKGTSTRKPKLNSQLVAQQVAQQFVTSPPPLKKVMTKKPFKKSRPKLKNVDRNSAQDMAVTVGNITVIITDYKLLKPENSPSVTPDRNSPGLMSEDGADNPGPSFGTEQTNGVNNQEDSS, encoded by the exons ATGGACGATAATTATTGGGATTGCAGTGTTTGTACGTACAGAAATGGTGCCGAAGCTTTCAAATGTGCTATGTGTGATGTCAGGAAAGGAACTTCAACGAG GAAACCAAAACTGAATTCACAGCTAGTTGCCCAACAAGTAGCGCAACAGTTTGTTACCTCACCACCTCCTTTAAAGAAGGTGATGACTAAGAAACCTTTCAAAAAGTCAAG GCCCAAGTTAAAAAATGTTGATAGGAACAGTGCACAAGACATGGCTGTCACTGTAGGAAATATAACAGTCATAATAACAGACTATAAACTCTTAAAACCAGAGAATTCACCCTCGGTAACTCCCGATCGCAATTCTCCAGGTCTCATGTCTGAAGACGGCGCTGACAATCCTGGTCCATCATTTGGTACAGAACAAACCAACGGTGTAAATAATCAAGAGGACAGTTCATGA
- the LOC136895102 gene encoding ras-like GTP-binding protein RHO, which yields MTAIRKKLVIVGDGACGKTCLLIVFSKDQFPEVYVPTVFENYVADIEVDNKTVELALWDTAGQEDYDRLRPLSYPDTDVILMCFSIDSPDSLENIPEKWTPEVRHFCPNVPIILVGNKKDLRNDEGTKRELAKMKQEPVKYEEGTSMCAKVNAHGYMECSAKTKEGVREVFKAATEAALQTRRKRGGKRKCYIF from the coding sequence ATGACAGCCATCAGAAAGAAGCTGGTAATAGTTGGTGATGGTGCCTGTGGAAAAACATGTCTCCTGATAGTCTTCTCTAAAGATCAGTTTCCTGAAGTTTATGTGCCAACAGTTTTTGAAAATTATGTTGCTGACATTGAAGTTGACAACAAAACTGTTGAGCTGGCATTATGGGATACAGCAGGACAAGAGGATTACGATAGACTACGTCCACTGTCGTACCCTGACACAGATGTTATTTTGATGTGCTTCTCCATCGATAGCCCCGATAGTTTAGAAAACATCCCTGAAAAATGGACTCCTGAAGTGCGGCATTTTTGCCCTAATGTTCCAATCATCTTGGTTGGCAACAAAAAGGATCTGAGAAATGATGAGGGTACAAAGAGAGAGTTGGCAAAGATGAAACAGGAGCCAGTGAAATATGAGGAAGGTACATCAATGTGTGCCAAGGTCAATGCCCATGGCTACATGGAGTGCTCTGCCAAAACAAAGGAAGGAGTTAGAGAGGTCTTTAAGGCAGCCACTGAAGCAGCTCTGCAAACAAGGAGAAAGAGGGGTGGAAAGAGGAAATGCTATATATTCTAA
- the LOC136896866 gene encoding YY1-associated factor 2-like isoform X1 — translation MEEKLDKKSLKVRKVVRPTMDDNYWDCSVCTYRNGAEAFKCAMCDVRKGTSTRKPKLNSQLVAQQVAQQFVTSPPPLKKVMTKKPFKKSRPKLKNVDRNSAQDMAVTVGNITVIITDYKLLKPENSPSVTPDRNSPGLMSEDGADNPGPSFGTEQTNGVNNQEDSS, via the exons ATGGAGGAAAAGCTGGACAAAAAGAGCCTTAA GGTGCGTAAAGTAGTGCGACCAACCATGGACGATAATTATTGGGATTGCAGTGTTTGTACGTACAGAAATGGTGCCGAAGCTTTCAAATGTGCTATGTGTGATGTCAGGAAAGGAACTTCAACGAG GAAACCAAAACTGAATTCACAGCTAGTTGCCCAACAAGTAGCGCAACAGTTTGTTACCTCACCACCTCCTTTAAAGAAGGTGATGACTAAGAAACCTTTCAAAAAGTCAAG GCCCAAGTTAAAAAATGTTGATAGGAACAGTGCACAAGACATGGCTGTCACTGTAGGAAATATAACAGTCATAATAACAGACTATAAACTCTTAAAACCAGAGAATTCACCCTCGGTAACTCCCGATCGCAATTCTCCAGGTCTCATGTCTGAAGACGGCGCTGACAATCCTGGTCCATCATTTGGTACAGAACAAACCAACGGTGTAAATAATCAAGAGGACAGTTCATGA
- the LOC136895103 gene encoding ras-like GTP-binding protein RHO, which produces MTAIRKKLVIVGDGACGKTCLLIVFSKDQFPEVYVPTVFENYVADIEVDGKTVELALWDTAGQEDYDRLRPLSYPDTDVILMCFSIDSPDSLENIPEKWTPEVRHFCPNIPIILVGNKKDLRNDEKTKAELAKMKQEPVRTEDGNSICEKINARCYMECSAKTKENVREVFYQATKAALEKPKKKSKSLCCLL; this is translated from the coding sequence ATGACGGCCATTAGAAAGAAGCTGGTGATTGTTGGCGATGGTGCCTGTGGCAAAACCTGCCTCCTGATTGTGTTCTCTAAAGATCAGTTTCCTGAAGTTTATGTGCCAACAGTTTTTGAAAATTATGTTGCCGATATTGAAGTTGATGGCAAGACTGTAGAGCTGGCATTATGGGATACAGCGGGACAAGAAGATTACGACAGACTACGTCCACTGTCCTACCCTGATACAGATGTTATTTTGATGTGCTTCTCCATCGATAGCCCCGATAGTTTAGAAAACATCCCTGAAAAATGGACTCCTGAAGTGCGGCATTTTTGTCCAAACATACCCATCATTCTGGTTGGCAACAAAAAGGATCTCAGGAATGATGAAAAAACCAAGGCAGAGCTAGCAAAGATGAAGCAAGAACCTGTGAGGACTGAGGACGGAAATTCAATTTGCGAAAAGATCAATGCCAGATGCTACATGGAATGCTCGGCAAAGACTAAGGAGAATGTAAGAGAAGTCTTCTATCAAGCCACCAAAGCAGCCCTTGAGAAACccaagaaaaagtcaaaatcatTATGTTGTTTATTGTAA